One segment of Curtobacterium sp. MR_MD2014 DNA contains the following:
- a CDS encoding glycosyltransferase family 9 protein yields MTAVPALPPSDGRPDLLVLRAIKLGDALVAVPALHALRRAFPGHRITLATTAWLAPVVELLPVDVHLAQHGLDHPIAASAGAVDVAVNLHGAGPESSDLVAALGARRVIGHADPTHGYEGPEWPDDVHERERWADLLTWHGIPADPDEVAIARPAAPSAAPGAAVVHIGAFHGARHWPTDRFAAVVRGLRERGLDVVLTGGADDVERATAVAQSAGLPPEAVLAGALELQAFAGVIASASLVVTVDTGAAHLASAYGIPSVVVFGPAPPEAWGPPASGPHVVLTDASVRRGDVFAEDPDPALLAVGVDDVLAAVDSPPSLRREPAEGSSVASRRTCPARRERPVFEAANIRDWIGLPVVDETEDKIGTLESIYYDTATSDPAFGAVTTGLPGFQKLLFVPLVGAAVAPKHLLVTFPKKLVKDAPTIPTDGELEASTEPVLYEHYGLQYQTGSNGERRLGRR; encoded by the coding sequence GTGACCGCCGTCCCCGCCCTGCCCCCGTCCGACGGACGCCCCGACCTGCTCGTCCTGCGCGCCATCAAGCTCGGGGACGCGCTCGTCGCCGTCCCCGCACTGCACGCGCTCCGCCGGGCGTTCCCCGGCCACCGGATCACCCTGGCGACGACCGCGTGGCTCGCCCCGGTCGTCGAGCTGCTGCCCGTCGACGTGCACCTCGCGCAGCACGGGCTCGACCACCCGATCGCCGCCTCCGCCGGAGCGGTCGACGTCGCGGTCAACCTGCACGGTGCCGGGCCGGAGTCGTCCGACCTCGTCGCCGCACTCGGTGCCCGGCGGGTGATCGGCCACGCCGACCCGACCCACGGGTACGAGGGCCCGGAGTGGCCGGACGACGTCCACGAGCGGGAGCGCTGGGCGGACCTGCTCACCTGGCACGGCATCCCCGCCGACCCCGACGAGGTCGCCATCGCCCGCCCGGCCGCCCCGTCCGCCGCGCCGGGTGCCGCGGTCGTGCACATCGGTGCCTTCCACGGTGCGCGGCACTGGCCGACCGACCGCTTCGCAGCCGTGGTGCGGGGGCTCCGCGAGCGCGGCCTCGACGTGGTCCTGACGGGAGGCGCGGACGACGTCGAGCGCGCCACCGCCGTCGCGCAGTCGGCCGGGTTGCCGCCGGAGGCGGTCCTCGCGGGCGCGCTGGAGCTGCAGGCCTTCGCCGGCGTCATCGCATCGGCATCGCTCGTCGTGACCGTCGACACGGGGGCGGCCCACCTCGCCTCCGCCTACGGGATCCCGTCCGTCGTGGTGTTCGGGCCGGCGCCGCCCGAGGCCTGGGGACCGCCCGCCTCCGGTCCGCACGTCGTGCTCACCGACGCGTCCGTGCGCCGCGGGGACGTGTTCGCGGAGGACCCGGACCCGGCGCTCCTGGCCGTCGGCGTGGACGACGTGCTCGCCGCCGTCGACTCGCCCCCGTCACTTCGCCGTGAACCCGCCGAGGGGTCGTCGGTAGCGTCGAGGCGTACCTGTCCTGCTCGAAGGGAGCGCCCCGTGTTCGAAGCCGCCAACATCCGTGACTGGATCGGCCTGCCCGTCGTCGACGAGACCGAGGACAAGATCGGCACGCTCGAGAGCATCTACTACGACACCGCGACGTCCGATCCCGCCTTCGGCGCCGTCACCACCGGGCTGCCCGGGTTCCAGAAGCTGCTCTTCGTCCCGCTCGTCGGTGCGGCGGTGGCGCCGAAGCACCTGCTCGTGACGTTCCCGAAGAAGCTCGTCAAGGACGCCCCGACCATCCCGACCGACGGCGAGCTCGAGGCCTCGACCGAACCCGTGCTGTACGAGCACTACGGCCTGCAGTACCAGACCGGCAGCAACGGGGAACGGCGCCTGGGTCGTCGCTGA
- a CDS encoding SGNH/GDSL hydrolase family protein, which produces MLAVLAAVVVAPSGPVAVAPTDGAVAAPMWPVPEPYPVTDDPAETLADLPPGSEYVALGDSYSAGYGLGDPTRLPTSACAQSARDYPHRLAARFGLDLTDVTCAGATSRDVVSGYQFRGVPPQVRALSEDTRLVTLTIGGNDADLFGTAASCLALSSRGPVFSGRDAPSCRSTLVHDGVDDLDVRIRSRVALGIADTLAAVRRAAPNAVVVFLGYPAIFPDAAHTPARGCFRSALDLGSLVGSFPRDTYPFTDGDVRYLHGVQESLDEVSASAAEAAGVPFVDVFARSQAHSACATDDPYVAGVSLSGAGDLSRIDMVPGALHPNGRGVAWLTGQVASELRRLAD; this is translated from the coding sequence GTGCTCGCGGTCCTCGCCGCGGTCGTCGTCGCGCCGTCGGGCCCGGTCGCGGTCGCACCGACCGACGGCGCCGTCGCGGCGCCGATGTGGCCGGTCCCGGAGCCGTACCCGGTGACGGACGACCCGGCCGAGACGCTCGCCGACCTGCCGCCGGGCAGCGAGTACGTCGCACTCGGCGACTCCTACTCGGCCGGCTACGGCCTGGGCGACCCGACCCGGCTGCCGACGAGCGCCTGCGCGCAGTCGGCGCGCGACTACCCCCACCGGCTCGCGGCGCGCTTCGGACTCGACCTGACCGACGTGACGTGCGCGGGGGCGACCAGTCGTGACGTCGTGTCGGGGTACCAGTTCCGCGGGGTGCCGCCCCAGGTCCGGGCACTGTCCGAGGACACCCGGCTGGTCACGCTGACGATCGGCGGCAACGACGCCGACCTGTTCGGCACCGCCGCATCCTGCCTGGCGCTGTCCTCCCGCGGCCCGGTGTTCTCCGGTCGGGACGCCCCGTCGTGCCGCAGCACCCTCGTGCACGACGGGGTGGACGACCTCGACGTGCGCATCCGGTCCCGGGTCGCGCTCGGGATCGCGGACACGCTCGCCGCGGTCCGCCGGGCCGCGCCGAACGCGGTCGTGGTCTTCCTCGGCTACCCGGCGATCTTCCCGGACGCGGCCCACACGCCGGCGCGGGGGTGCTTCCGCTCGGCGCTCGACCTCGGCTCGCTCGTGGGGTCCTTCCCGCGGGACACCTACCCGTTCACCGACGGCGACGTCCGGTACCTGCACGGGGTCCAGGAGTCGCTCGACGAGGTCTCGGCGTCCGCTGCCGAGGCGGCCGGCGTCCCGTTCGTCGACGTGTTCGCCCGGTCGCAGGCGCACTCGGCCTGCGCGACCGACGACCCGTACGTCGCGGGCGTCTCGCTCTCCGGGGCGGGCGACCTGAGCCGCATCGACATGGTGCCCGGGGCCCTGCACCCGAACGGGCGCGGGGTGGCGTGGTTGACCGGGCAGGTGGCCTCGGAGCTCCGCCGGCTCGCGGACTGA
- a CDS encoding NUDIX domain-containing protein: MVTSAGLLLHRRSPVDGTPEVFVAHMGGPFWRRRPRAWSIPKGLVEDGEDALDTARREFAEEIGVPAPTGPVLDLGEVRQASGKRVRVFAARADDFEVDEVRSNTVQVELPRGSGRFVAVPEVDDARWFGIEEARGVLVSGQVVALDRLLAALEGR; this comes from the coding sequence GTGGTCACCAGCGCCGGACTCCTGCTGCACCGTCGGTCGCCCGTGGACGGCACCCCGGAGGTCTTCGTCGCGCACATGGGCGGACCGTTCTGGCGTCGACGCCCGCGCGCGTGGTCGATCCCGAAGGGGCTCGTCGAGGACGGTGAGGACGCACTCGACACCGCGCGCCGCGAGTTCGCCGAGGAGATCGGGGTCCCCGCACCGACGGGACCCGTGCTCGACCTCGGCGAGGTCCGCCAGGCCTCCGGGAAGCGCGTCCGGGTCTTCGCGGCACGGGCCGACGACTTCGAGGTCGACGAGGTGCGGAGCAACACGGTGCAGGTCGAGCTCCCGCGCGGTTCCGGTCGGTTCGTCGCGGTCCCCGAGGTCGACGACGCCCGCTGGTTCGGCATCGAGGAGGCGCGCGGGGTGCTCGTGTCCGGCCAGGTCGTCGCGCTCGACCGGCTGCTCGCGGCCCTGGAGGGCCGGTGA
- a CDS encoding D-glycero-alpha-D-manno-heptose-1,7-bisphosphate 7-phosphatase: protein MALAKDRAVRGLLFDRDDTLVIDVPYNADPHKVVPVPGAHRAVERARTAGLRVGVVTNQSAIAKGLATREQVDATNARVDELVGPFDVWCVCPHDAGDGCACRKPRPGMVLDAARRLGLDPSEIVVVGDIGADVGAAAAAGAQGVLVPTPRTRAEEVEAAETVAGSLDDAVSLVLARVPAARA from the coding sequence ATGGCTCTCGCGAAGGACCGCGCCGTCCGCGGTCTGCTCTTCGACCGTGACGACACCCTCGTCATCGACGTCCCGTACAACGCCGACCCCCACAAGGTCGTCCCCGTGCCCGGCGCCCACCGCGCGGTCGAGCGTGCCCGGACCGCCGGTCTGCGCGTCGGGGTCGTGACGAACCAGTCGGCGATCGCGAAGGGCCTGGCGACCCGCGAGCAGGTCGACGCGACGAACGCCCGCGTGGACGAGCTGGTCGGCCCGTTCGACGTCTGGTGCGTCTGCCCGCACGACGCCGGCGACGGGTGTGCGTGCCGCAAGCCGCGTCCGGGGATGGTGCTCGACGCCGCGCGACGGCTCGGGCTCGACCCGTCCGAGATCGTGGTGGTCGGGGACATCGGCGCCGACGTCGGTGCCGCGGCGGCGGCGGGTGCGCAGGGCGTGCTGGTGCCGACGCCGCGGACGCGCGCCGAAGAGGTCGAGGCGGCGGAGACCGTCGCCGGCTCCCTCGACGACGCCGTCTCCCTCGTGCTGGCCCGGGTCCCGGCGGCCCGGGCGTGA
- a CDS encoding carboxypeptidase-like regulatory domain-containing protein — translation MRRWRTVIAGGIAVALGAGLAVSGVTSATAATTGNWATVTVDGTSRAYTGSIALPGFPDTTFTSTSRQATVVSGASTWQGASTPPGTVYGTSRGATYLNQRPAADDARSPAVTTWTFDGGTPGAGGWSFVLGDVDADQATISATLADGTPATVDQLGYAGSYNSCSTVSPGGWSCPRDPGGVAAGQDLPSWDPATGVLRGNDAANDTAGASAWFTPTASLATLTIAYQQRSGLPVYQTWFANRTSSLSGTAALDGEPLVDTLVTVTAPNGTEYTTTTGPDGAYAFPALTQADGYRVSIATPDNAAVDRAPAVVDLRTDVTDADFVLSTVPGTVDLDGSVVDADGRPVADAEVTVTDTSGLPLATVVTDADGRWRAVGLPAGTAVVATVSGAPPVSGSTGADGAPVAALDPIVLPISVGTITGRVTLDGGAPAAPALVEVLQGGGVVATVETDADGTYGLALRPGTYTVRTEAAVAGAPEPTELTVEVTADGTVRADFPFTTPVAVTVGQAGSVRYEDGTPVVDTTVTARPVEAGSGAVVTVETTADGGYSLAGLTPSTEYAVSVEGAPVRTVTTPATGTAADAVDFVLPLPTVDQPGTVSDADGAPAAAVPVVATPTGDDDGEPVSTTTGDDGTFVLEGLRPLTEYTITAGTGSEQSDPVVVTTAAVGGTPEPVRLVLAEVAVTPEPTPTVTPQPTDGPTPSAAPVAGGTGTGDGGGPTGGGLAFTGADVTAAVAVAALLLLTGGGLLSVRAARRRRSVPQD, via the coding sequence ATGCGCAGATGGCGCACCGTCATCGCCGGCGGCATCGCCGTCGCACTCGGGGCAGGACTGGCGGTGAGCGGCGTCACGAGCGCGACGGCCGCGACCACGGGGAACTGGGCCACCGTCACGGTGGACGGCACGAGTCGTGCGTACACCGGCTCGATCGCGCTCCCGGGGTTCCCGGACACCACCTTCACGTCCACCTCCCGGCAGGCCACGGTCGTCTCCGGCGCATCGACGTGGCAGGGGGCGTCGACTCCGCCCGGCACGGTCTACGGCACCAGTCGCGGTGCGACGTACCTCAACCAGCGGCCGGCGGCGGACGACGCGCGGAGCCCTGCCGTCACGACCTGGACGTTCGACGGTGGGACGCCAGGGGCCGGCGGTTGGTCCTTCGTCCTGGGCGACGTCGACGCCGACCAGGCGACGATCTCGGCGACCCTCGCGGACGGCACCCCAGCCACCGTGGACCAGCTCGGCTACGCGGGTTCGTACAACTCGTGCTCGACCGTCTCGCCCGGCGGGTGGAGCTGCCCGCGCGATCCCGGAGGCGTGGCGGCGGGTCAGGACCTGCCGTCCTGGGACCCGGCCACGGGGGTGCTGCGGGGCAACGACGCCGCGAACGACACCGCCGGCGCGAGCGCATGGTTCACACCGACGGCGTCGCTCGCGACGCTGACCATCGCCTACCAGCAACGCAGTGGCCTCCCCGTCTACCAGACCTGGTTCGCGAACCGGACCTCGTCCCTCTCCGGCACTGCGGCACTCGACGGCGAACCACTGGTGGACACACTCGTCACCGTGACCGCTCCGAACGGCACCGAGTACACGACGACCACCGGTCCCGACGGTGCGTACGCCTTCCCCGCGCTCACCCAGGCCGACGGGTACCGGGTGTCGATCGCGACCCCGGACAACGCGGCGGTCGACCGCGCTCCCGCGGTGGTCGACCTCCGGACCGACGTCACGGACGCCGACTTCGTCCTCAGCACGGTCCCGGGGACCGTCGACCTCGACGGCTCGGTGGTCGACGCCGACGGCCGCCCCGTCGCCGACGCCGAGGTGACCGTCACGGACACCTCGGGGCTGCCCCTCGCCACCGTCGTCACGGACGCGGACGGGCGCTGGCGTGCCGTCGGCCTGCCGGCCGGCACCGCGGTCGTCGCGACGGTGAGCGGTGCCCCTCCGGTGTCGGGCTCGACCGGTGCCGACGGTGCCCCGGTGGCTGCGCTCGACCCGATCGTCCTGCCGATCAGCGTGGGGACGATCACGGGCCGCGTGACGCTCGACGGCGGCGCCCCCGCCGCACCCGCGCTCGTGGAGGTCCTGCAGGGCGGTGGCGTGGTGGCCACCGTCGAGACGGACGCCGACGGCACGTACGGTCTGGCGCTCCGGCCCGGCACCTACACCGTCCGTACCGAGGCCGCGGTCGCCGGTGCTCCTGAGCCGACCGAGCTGACGGTCGAGGTCACCGCCGACGGCACGGTCCGAGCGGACTTCCCGTTCACGACGCCGGTGGCTGTCACGGTCGGGCAGGCCGGTTCCGTCCGCTACGAGGACGGCACGCCCGTCGTGGACACGACCGTCACCGCACGGCCGGTCGAGGCCGGTTCGGGTGCCGTGGTCACGGTCGAGACGACCGCGGACGGCGGGTACTCGCTCGCCGGGTTGACGCCGTCGACGGAGTACGCCGTGAGCGTCGAGGGGGCCCCCGTCCGGACGGTCACGACGCCCGCCACGGGGACCGCCGCCGACGCCGTCGACTTCGTCCTGCCCCTGCCGACGGTCGACCAGCCGGGCACGGTCAGCGACGCGGACGGCGCCCCCGCCGCGGCCGTCCCGGTCGTGGCGACGCCGACCGGTGACGACGACGGCGAGCCGGTCAGCACGACCACCGGCGACGACGGCACCTTCGTGCTCGAGGGGCTCCGCCCGCTGACCGAGTACACGATCACGGCCGGGACCGGCTCCGAGCAGTCGGACCCGGTGGTGGTCACGACCGCCGCGGTCGGCGGCACGCCGGAGCCCGTGCGCCTCGTCCTCGCCGAGGTCGCCGTCACGCCGGAGCCCACCCCGACGGTGACGCCGCAGCCGACCGACGGCCCGACCCCGAGCGCGGCACCCGTCGCGGGCGGTACCGGCACGGGCGACGGTGGCGGCCCGACCGGTGGCGGACTCGCCTTCACCGGAGCCGACGTCACCGCCGCGGTCGCCGTCGCAGCGCTGCTGCTCCTGACCGGCGGCGGGTTGCTGTCGGTCCGCGCGGCACGTCGTCGACGGTCGGTCCCGCAGGACTGA